The sequence CCATCACAGAAACAGTATAACGATTATTTCACCTTTGCTTGCTATAAGTAGGGCTCCTTCGGGAGCCCTTTCTTTTATCCGCTACTTTACGAGGTATCTGCGGCTCACGTCAGCCGTAATGTACATCGATTGAAATCGACGGTTAATACCAATCTAAATAAGAATTAAAGCGGAAACAAAAAAACCAGTACAACAGGGTACTGGTTTTTATGATAACAACACGATGTGCGACTTAGTCGATTTGTTTAATCTGTAACTCTTTAGGTACTTCAAAGAACATGTTTTCTTCTCGCCCTTGAATCTCTTCAATCGACTCTGTACCAACGATTTGTTTAATACGAGCTAGAATCTGATTCACCAACTCTTCAGGAGCAGACGCGCCCGCAGTCACACCCACTTTACGTTTGCCATCAAACCACTCTGTTTGAATGTCTTCTGGGCAATCGGTCAGGTATCCTGGTGTGCCTAGCTTTTCAGCCAACTCTTTTAATCGAGTTGAGTTCGATGAGTTTTTAGAACCGACAACCACCACCACTTCAACATCAGACGCCATATCACGTACTGCGTCCTGACGATTTTGAGTCGCGTAACAAATGTCGTCTTTACGTGGTCCTTGAATTTCAGGGAACACTCGACGCAGCTCTTCGATCACATCCGCGGTTTCATCAACAGAAAGCGTGGTTTGGCTTACGTAATGAAGCTCTGATGGATCTTTCACGATCGCTTTTAGCTTCTCAACGTCAGCTGGGGTTTCTACCAAGTACATACCGCCCGTTTCGCTAGAGTACTGACCCATTGTTCCTTCGACTTCTGGGTGGCCTGCGTGACCAATTAGTACGACTTCCATGTTACGACGACTTGCGCGTGCAACTTCCATATGAACTTTGGTTACAAGCGGGCATGTCGCATCGAAAACGGTTAAGTCGCGCTCTTTTGCCTCTTTACGTACCGCTTGCGATACACCATGAGCAGAGAAGATAACGATGTTGTCATCAGGTACTTCACTCAGCTCTTCAACGAAAATAGCACCGCGCTGCTTAAGTCCTTCCACAACGAAGCGGTTATGCACGACTTCATGGCGAACATAAATCGGCGGTTGATACATTTCTAGAGCGCGCTCAACGATACTAATCGCACGGTCTACACCAGCGCAGAAACCGCGAGGGTTAGCTAACAGGATTTTCATTTCATTGCTCATGGTTTTATCTTTGGCTGGCTATTCTACTGACAAAATCTCAACTTCAAAAGTCACATCTTGCCCTGCTAATGGGTGGTTAAAGTCTACGGTTACCGAATCACCGGCAATTTCGGTAATAATTCCAGGTATTTCCATGCCGTCAGGCCCTGAAAATGCCATGATCGTACCGACTTCAACTTCTGCATCACCAACGAACTTTGCTCTGTCCATGTAGTGAATATTATCTGGGTTTGGCATCCCAAATGCGTCTTGAGCTTTTAACTCGATTGCTTTGTTGTCACCCTCGTTCAAGCCTAAAAGACACTGTTCGAAGTTTTCACTCAAGCTACCATCACCGATCACTAACTTGGCAGGTTTGCCCATGTTATGCGTACTGTCTGCAACGGAGCCATCTTTCATTTTTATTGTAAAGTGCAGGGTTACTGCTGAATCTTGGGCAATTGTAGTCACGTTACTGCTTCCTTGAAGTGATTGTCGATATTAGGACGTGTTGACCTAAGACGTTTATATTAAAAAGCGCTCTCCGAATCAACGGACAGCGCTTAGGGTTATTAGCTAAAGCAAGAATTACGCTCCAGTATTTTCTTTTTTGCGAAAACCATCCAAGATGATCATCGCAGCACCGATACAGATTGCGGCATCTGCAAGGTTAAACGCAGGCCAGTGATAATTACCCCAATAAAAGTCTAGGTAATCAACAACAAAGCCATGAACGATGCGGTCAAACACATTGCCAACTGCGCCGCCAATAATCATCGCGTAGGCACTATTGTTCCACTTTTCCGTCGCCGGTAATTTACTCATCCAATATGTCAGCACACCACTAACAACAAACGCGATACCAGTAAACAACCAACGTTGCCAGCCAGCTTGATCGCTTAAAAAGCTAAATGCTGCGCCATAGTTATGGACATACAACAGGTTAAAGAATGGCAAAATTTCAATTCGGTTTGCCCAACCATAACCCATGTTCTCCATCACTAGGAACTTGATGCCAATATCAGCAATAAAGATCAGGATCGCTAACCAAAGCCAGCGTACTCCAGATTGTTTCAATGTTAGTGCTTTTTCGCTCATTACTTTACCTAAAAACAGCCCCAGTAAACACTGGGGCTGCTAAAACTAATGAAAGTTCAATAAATTATGCGTATTTACGCTCTTCGCCTTCACCGTCAACGTTCGAAACACAGCGGCCACAAATCTTTTCGTGTCCTGCAATTGTGCCTACGTCTGGAGTATGGTGCCAACAACGGTCACATTTTTCTGATTCCGCCGCTTTCACTTCAACGAATAAGCCTTCCACATCTGTCACTTGCGCGTTGTCAGTCTTCTCACTCATAGGCTTGACAACAGCAGCAGACGTCAATAGAACAAAACGTAGTTCGTCTTCTAGCTTGTTAAGCTTCGCCGCCAGTGCATCATCAGCAAATAGAGTCACTTCTGCTTGTAGCGCGCCACCGATAGTCTTTTCGCTACGAGCTGCTTCAAGCAGCTTGTTTACACCGCCACGAACCGCTTGGATTCCAGTCCAGAAGTCGTTGTTTAGCTCTTCACCTTCAGCAAGACCAAATAAGCCATCGAACCACTCACTAGTGAAAACAAACTTATCGCGTTGACCTGGCATTTCGCTCCAGATTTCGTCAGCAGTGAATGACATGATTGGTGCCATCCAGCGAACGAGAGCTTCAACAATGTAGTAAAGCGCTGTCTGACAGCTACGCTGTGCGTGACCACCACGTTTCGCTGTGTACTGACGGTCTTTAATTACGTCTAGGTAGAATGAGCCCATTTCGATAGAACAGAACTGCATCAAGCGCTGTGTCACTGCGTGAGTGTTGTACTCTTCATACGCTTTCACGATCTCTTCTTGAGCCGCTAGCGCACGGCCTACAGCCCAGCGATCCAGTGCCACCATTTCTTCCGCTGGAACAAGATCAGTTTCTGGGTTGAAACCGTTCAAGTTTGCCAGGAAGAAACGAGCTGTGTTACGGATACGACGGTATGCATCTGCGCTGCGTTTTAGGATTTCATCAGAAACCGCAACTTCACCAGTGTAGTCCGTAGATGCAACCCACAGACGCAGAATATCTGCACCTAGCTTGTTCGTTACATCTTTAGGCGCAACAACGTTACCGATAGACTTCGACATTTTACGGCCTTGACCGTCAACCACGAAACCGTGTGTCAGTACTTGTTTGTATGGAGCTTCACCTTTCATCGCGATCGATGAGATCAATGAAGACTGGAACCAACCACGGTGCTGGTCAGAACCTTCAAGGTATAGGTCTGCGCTGTGGCCGTTGTACTCTTCGCGAGCATCAACCACAGAGAAGTGAGTCACACCAGAGTCAAACCATACGTCTAGCGTATCAAGAACTTTCTCGTAGTTTGCTGCATCTTCTTCGCCAAGTAGCTCCGCTGCATCCACATCCCACCAAGCTTGAATGCCTTTTTGTTCAACAAGTTGAGCCACTTTTTCAATCAACTCAGACGAGTTCGGGTGAAGTTCTGCTGTCTCTTTGTGAACGAACAGTGCGATTGGCACACCCCAAGTACGCTGACGAGAGATACACCATTCAGGGCGACCTTCGATCATACCTTCGATACGGCTTTGACCCCACTCAGGAATCCACTGTACACCTTTGATTGATTCTAGTGCTTTTGCACGTAGACCAGCTTGGTCCATAGAAACGAACCATTGCGGTGTAGCACGGAAAATAATTGGAGTCTTATGACGCCAACAGTGTGGGTAGCTGTGCTCGTAAGCGTGGTGATGCAGCAGCGCGCCTTTTTCTTGTAGCGTTTCAACAACAGAAGCGTTCGCTTTGAATACGTGCTGACCAGCAAATAGCTCAGTGTCCGATAGGTAAACACCGTTTGAACCGACTGGGTTAGCAACTTCTAGACCGTATTTTTGACCAACCGCGAAGTCTTCTTGACCGTGACCCGGCGCTGTGTGAACCACACCAGTACCTGAATCCGTCGTTACGTGATCGCCTAGGATCGCAGGAACGGTAAAGTCGTAGAATGGATGGTTGAACTGAGAAAGCTCTAAATCTGAACCTTTAGCAAAGCCCAAGTTGTGGAAGTGCTCGATACCCGCACGATCCATCACATCTTTCGCCAGCTCAGAAGCTACGATGATACGTTCAGGATTGTCACCCTCTACTTGGATCAATACGTACTCTAGATCGTCACGTAGACACACAGCACGGTTTGCTGGCAGAGTCCAAGGCGTTGTTGTCCAGATCACAATAGAGATATCGCCCTTGCCTTCATGGCCTTCGCTCAATGCAAATTTAGACAATAATGCTGCTTCGTCTGCCGCTTTAAAACGCACGTCAATAGAAGGAGATACTTTATCTTTGTATTCCACTTCCGCTTCAGCAAGCGCACTACCACAGTCTGTACACCAGTGAACAGGCTTGAAACCTTTCAGTAAGTGGCCGTTATCTGCAATCTTACCTAATGCACGGATGATGTTCGCTTCGGTATCGAAGTCCATCGTGCGGTAAGGCTTGTCCCACTCACCCATAATACCAAGACGCTTAAAGCTCTCTTTTTGGCCTTCAACTTGACCTGCAGCATAGTCGCGACATTTTTCGCGGAACTCAGCAGCTGTCACTTTTTGACCTGGCTTACCAACCTTTTTCTCTACCATCAATTCTATTGGTAGACCGTGGCAGTCCCAGCCAGGAATGTAAGGCGCGTCAAAACCCGAAAGTGTTTTGGATTTAATAATAATGTCTTTAAGAATCTTGTTTAGTGCGTGACCAATGTGAATGTCACCGTTGGCGTATGGAGGGCCATCGTGTAGAACGAAAGATTTTTTGCCTTTCTTCGCTTTACGGATTTCGCCGTAAAGGTCTTCTTTATACCAACGCTTAAGCATTTCTGGCTCGCGGTTCGCCAGATTGCCGCGCATCGGAAACCCTGTTTCAGGAAGGTTCAGGGTATCTTTATACTCACTCATCGATTCTTAATTCCGTTGTGTTGGGCGAATGTTAGACATTATGTCAAGTTGGTGGACTAAACCGCTTGACGTTTAAGCTGACGCAACCACACCCTTGCTGCCTCAGCATCCAATTCAATTTGTTGTTTCAGTGCTTCAAAAGACTCGAACTTTTGCTCATCTCGAAGCTTATGTAAGAGTACAATTTCTAACTGTTTGCCATATAAATTGGCTTGAAAGTCAAATAAGTGTACTTCTAGTTGTTGGCGAACACCATTTACGGTTGGTCTGTTGCCAATATTTGCCACGCCACCAATGAGTTCATCTCCCAAGCCTAACGCTTGTACGACATAAACTCCTGAGACTGGCGACACGCAACGCTTCAGCGGGATATTAGCTGTTGGAAAACCTATTGTTCTTCCTAGCTTACGGCCATGAGAAACTCGCCCACTGATACTATAATTTCTACCCAGCATTTCAGCAGCTTCATCAAGTTTATCTTCAGCCAATGCTTCTCGTATTGCAGTACTGCTAACGCGAAGCTTTTGCATGCAAAAACTCTGGGTGCTCACGACTTCAAAGCCGTATTGCTGACCCGCTTGTTTTAGCATCTCAAAATTGCCTTTTCGGCCACGACCAAAGCAGAAGTCATCACCTACGACGAGAAACTTAACACCCAATCGCTCTACCAACAAGTCACGAATAAACTCGTCTGCCGTTCGGTTAGCGAAATGCTGATTAAAGTTAACACAAAGCAGGCGCTGCAAATTCAATTTACTTAACTGAACATACTTATCTCGAAGCCGAGTTAATCTTGCTGGTGCCTTGTCTTTGGCAAACAACTCCAATGGTTGCGGGTCAAACGTCATCACTGTTGACGGCAAGCCTAATTTTTCTGCTTGCTCAGAGACTTGACGCAATACCGCTTGATGCCCTAAGTGCACACCATCGAAGTTTCCGATCGTCAATACACACCCATGATGGCGTGGTTTGATATTGTGAATACCTCGGATTAATTCCATTGGACGCTGCTAAAACCTGTGTTTTTATAATTTACATTGCGTGAAACTGCCGAATTATATACTAATCATCATCAATCTGTCGCTGCTTTTAGATCTTTTACGCGAACACCTAAAATAAGCAAAGTGAACAAATAGACTCCAGCCCCAAGTGCAATTAAGACTGATAGCCAGATTATGCGCTCAAACAAGCTCCACCCTAGCCAAATAGACATCTCTTCTAACTGCCATAAAATAGCGGCTACCATCGCAGCGCCAGCAATGGCAAGTTTAATAACAAAGGTGATTGTTTTTCGACTTAGCTGATAAACACCGGCTCGATGTAGCCCTCTATATAGAAGAGACATATTCACAAACGCCGACAACGCCGTCGCAATAGCCAAACCAACATAACCATAAAACCAAGCAAAGATTGCGTTAAACACCATATTCGTAACCATGGCAATAATGCCGTATTTCACGGGTGTTTTGGTATCTTGGCGAGAGTAATAACCAGGCGCTAACACCTTAATAAGCATAAAGTTCAGCAGCCCAGATGCGTATGCCACCAAAGACATTGAGGCAAATTCAACATCTTGCGGTGTAAACTCCCCACGCATAAACAGAACCATCAGCATAGGTTTTGCCAATACCATTAATCCGAGCATAGCAGGAACACCCAGTAAGGTGACCATTCTTACCCCCCAATCCATAGTGTGTGCAAAGCCTTCACTATGCGAATCCACATGCTTTCGAGAAAGCGCAGGCAAAATCACGGTCGCAATCGCAATCCCAAATAAACCAAGTGGGAACTCTAACAAGCGATCAGAGTAGTAAAGCCAACTGATCGATCCGGTTTGAAGAAAGCTCGCAATGAACGTATCGAATAACAGGTTGATTTGACTGACAGAGACACCAAATAGCGCAGGTATCATAAGAGTGCGGATTTTCACCACTCCAGGATCTCGCCATCCCCATTTAGGTTTCACCATAACGCCCGCTTTAATAAGAAACGGGATTTGGAAAAGGAACTGAATTAAGCCACCTAAAAATACCCCAATGGCTAACCCCACCTCAGGCTGAGACAACTGAGGAGCGATGAACCAGGCGGAAAAAATGATCATCACATTCAAAAATACTGGGGTAAAAGAAGAGACGGCGAATTTCCCCATGGTATTTAGGATGGCACCTGACAAGGCAACAAACGTAATAAACCATAGATATGGAAAAGTGATTTTGAGCATAAAGCTCGCTAACTCAAACTTTTCGGAGGATGGGCCATCGTTGAGCCAGTCCAAGAACCAGCCAAAGCCAAAGAGTGCGGTCACCACACCTGAACCTATGACGCCTAATAGCGTCACCACCGAGACGATAACCCCTAGCGTACCTGCTGCCCGTGCAATCAACTGCCTAGTTTTATCCATGTCCCCGCTAGCATGATACTCAGTTAATACCGGGACAAATGCCTGAGAAAAAGCCCCCTCAGCAAAAAGGCGACGTAAAAAGTTAGGAATCTTATTCGCAAAAAAGAACACGTCGGCGCTTGCACCCGCGCCCATCAAATTTGCGACCACCACATCACGCACTAATCCTAAGACGCGTGAAATCAAAGTCATAGCACTGACAATCATGCCTGACTTAAGAAGACGTTTACTCACAGATACCTCTGGAATCTTCTAATACTAAAATCTGGCTCCTCTGTTTATTGGGAATAACGTGATAGAGAGCAGATTAGTATTAGCAATGAAAAAAAAATACTGTTAGAATCCACGCCATCTTAACCGTGAAGACCTCTCTTATCCAAAATTTGTTTGGTTTCGATGGGTTTTTACACAAATCATTTGACATTTGAGCGCAAATAGGGGATATTCCTCGCCCTTAAATTGTCACCGAACTAAAGTTTTTGGGAGTTAGACCCTTGGCAAATAGTAAATCTGCTAAGAAGCGCGCTATCCAAGCTGAGAAACGTCGTCAGCACAACGCTAGCCGTCGTTCTATGATGCGCACTTACATGAAGAAAACTGTTGCTGCTATCGAAGCAGGCGACAAAGCTGCTGCAACTGAAGCATTTGCTGCAGTTACACCAATCCTAGACCGCATGGCGACTAAAGGCCTTATTCACAAGAATAAAGCTGCTCGTCACAAGTCTCGTTTCTCTGCTGCAATCAAAGCTCTTTAATAGAACTCTGATTACTCAGTGAAAAGAAAAAACCGGCATCTGCCGGTTTTTTTATATCTAAAGCCTCTGTACGAGCACACAAAGGTCTCTTAGCGCTCTTTACTTGCTGCAATACAGTTGATGAAGTAACTGAATCATTAACTTAACTTCTGTACTACTTAGTGTGTAATACACTGTTTGTGCTTCTTTTCGTGTGTTCACTAGTCCATCACGTCGTAGCCAAGCTAAATGCTGTGATAGTGCTGACTGGCTCAGTTCAAGCTTGTTAGATAACTCCCCAACTGAAAGCTCATCATTGTGTAGTAAACACAGGATTTGCAACCTTCTCTCATTCGCCATTGCTTTTAATAGCACTACAGCCTGACCAGAATTTTTTTCCATCTCTTGTAAATCCATCGGCTAGCACCTCTTAAAACCATAATACTGGCGCAGCGCTCAAACAAAACCGTGTTAATTTGACCAGACAGGCTTCTCGCTTGTCGTTACGCTGCACTTCTGTAACAAGATAGTAATTGATTAGTATCAGCTAATCTATTTGTTGTAAACAAAACTACTTAAACAATGATGTAAAGTCCGCGTCACAAACATTTTTTACCGCTGGATGCTGAATCATGCGCTCTGCAAATATGACGTAGTATTCTTCTTTTAGTTCTTCTATATGCCCAATCAGCTGTAATGGAATGTCGCTCTCAACTTCTGAAAAATAGAGTGACGGAGCCAAAAAAATCACATCATGATGATAACGAGCAAACGCCTTCATAAGGGCCACGTCATCGAACTCTCCCAAAATATTGGGTTGAAGCCCTTGCCTGTCAAACCATTGCAATACTTTACGCCCCATCGCCGTCCGACTTCCTGGGATCAGTAGCTTGCGTTGCTCCAATACAGCTGGAAATTGAACGCCTTCGACACTACCAGAGCAAAAGAAACTCATATTACACTCTCCAAGCTTCTTGCTATATAAGCC is a genomic window of Vibrio japonicus containing:
- the fkpB gene encoding FKBP-type peptidyl-prolyl cis-trans isomerase, with the protein product MTTIAQDSAVTLHFTIKMKDGSVADSTHNMGKPAKLVIGDGSLSENFEQCLLGLNEGDNKAIELKAQDAFGMPNPDNIHYMDRAKFVGDAEVEVGTIMAFSGPDGMEIPGIITEIAGDSVTVDFNHPLAGQDVTFEVEILSVE
- the ispH gene encoding 4-hydroxy-3-methylbut-2-enyl diphosphate reductase, translating into MSNEMKILLANPRGFCAGVDRAISIVERALEMYQPPIYVRHEVVHNRFVVEGLKQRGAIFVEELSEVPDDNIVIFSAHGVSQAVRKEAKERDLTVFDATCPLVTKVHMEVARASRRNMEVVLIGHAGHPEVEGTMGQYSSETGGMYLVETPADVEKLKAIVKDPSELHYVSQTTLSVDETADVIEELRRVFPEIQGPRKDDICYATQNRQDAVRDMASDVEVVVVVGSKNSSNSTRLKELAEKLGTPGYLTDCPEDIQTEWFDGKRKVGVTAGASAPEELVNQILARIKQIVGTESIEEIQGREENMFFEVPKELQIKQID
- the murJ gene encoding murein biosynthesis integral membrane protein MurJ; translation: MSKRLLKSGMIVSAMTLISRVLGLVRDVVVANLMGAGASADVFFFANKIPNFLRRLFAEGAFSQAFVPVLTEYHASGDMDKTRQLIARAAGTLGVIVSVVTLLGVIGSGVVTALFGFGWFLDWLNDGPSSEKFELASFMLKITFPYLWFITFVALSGAILNTMGKFAVSSFTPVFLNVMIIFSAWFIAPQLSQPEVGLAIGVFLGGLIQFLFQIPFLIKAGVMVKPKWGWRDPGVVKIRTLMIPALFGVSVSQINLLFDTFIASFLQTGSISWLYYSDRLLEFPLGLFGIAIATVILPALSRKHVDSHSEGFAHTMDWGVRMVTLLGVPAMLGLMVLAKPMLMVLFMRGEFTPQDVEFASMSLVAYASGLLNFMLIKVLAPGYYSRQDTKTPVKYGIIAMVTNMVFNAIFAWFYGYVGLAIATALSAFVNMSLLYRGLHRAGVYQLSRKTITFVIKLAIAGAAMVAAILWQLEEMSIWLGWSLFERIIWLSVLIALGAGVYLFTLLILGVRVKDLKAATD
- the lspA gene encoding signal peptidase II produces the protein MSEKALTLKQSGVRWLWLAILIFIADIGIKFLVMENMGYGWANRIEILPFFNLLYVHNYGAAFSFLSDQAGWQRWLFTGIAFVVSGVLTYWMSKLPATEKWNNSAYAMIIGGAVGNVFDRIVHGFVVDYLDFYWGNYHWPAFNLADAAICIGAAMIILDGFRKKENTGA
- a CDS encoding ArsR/SmtB family transcription factor: MDLQEMEKNSGQAVVLLKAMANERRLQILCLLHNDELSVGELSNKLELSQSALSQHLAWLRRDGLVNTRKEAQTVYYTLSSTEVKLMIQLLHQLYCSK
- the ileS gene encoding isoleucine--tRNA ligase; this encodes MSEYKDTLNLPETGFPMRGNLANREPEMLKRWYKEDLYGEIRKAKKGKKSFVLHDGPPYANGDIHIGHALNKILKDIIIKSKTLSGFDAPYIPGWDCHGLPIELMVEKKVGKPGQKVTAAEFREKCRDYAAGQVEGQKESFKRLGIMGEWDKPYRTMDFDTEANIIRALGKIADNGHLLKGFKPVHWCTDCGSALAEAEVEYKDKVSPSIDVRFKAADEAALLSKFALSEGHEGKGDISIVIWTTTPWTLPANRAVCLRDDLEYVLIQVEGDNPERIIVASELAKDVMDRAGIEHFHNLGFAKGSDLELSQFNHPFYDFTVPAILGDHVTTDSGTGVVHTAPGHGQEDFAVGQKYGLEVANPVGSNGVYLSDTELFAGQHVFKANASVVETLQEKGALLHHHAYEHSYPHCWRHKTPIIFRATPQWFVSMDQAGLRAKALESIKGVQWIPEWGQSRIEGMIEGRPEWCISRQRTWGVPIALFVHKETAELHPNSSELIEKVAQLVEQKGIQAWWDVDAAELLGEEDAANYEKVLDTLDVWFDSGVTHFSVVDAREEYNGHSADLYLEGSDQHRGWFQSSLISSIAMKGEAPYKQVLTHGFVVDGQGRKMSKSIGNVVAPKDVTNKLGADILRLWVASTDYTGEVAVSDEILKRSADAYRRIRNTARFFLANLNGFNPETDLVPAEEMVALDRWAVGRALAAQEEIVKAYEEYNTHAVTQRLMQFCSIEMGSFYLDVIKDRQYTAKRGGHAQRSCQTALYYIVEALVRWMAPIMSFTADEIWSEMPGQRDKFVFTSEWFDGLFGLAEGEELNNDFWTGIQAVRGGVNKLLEAARSEKTIGGALQAEVTLFADDALAAKLNKLEDELRFVLLTSAAVVKPMSEKTDNAQVTDVEGLFVEVKAAESEKCDRCWHHTPDVGTIAGHEKICGRCVSNVDGEGEERKYA
- the ribF gene encoding bifunctional riboflavin kinase/FAD synthetase gives rise to the protein MELIRGIHNIKPRHHGCVLTIGNFDGVHLGHQAVLRQVSEQAEKLGLPSTVMTFDPQPLELFAKDKAPARLTRLRDKYVQLSKLNLQRLLCVNFNQHFANRTADEFIRDLLVERLGVKFLVVGDDFCFGRGRKGNFEMLKQAGQQYGFEVVSTQSFCMQKLRVSSTAIREALAEDKLDEAAEMLGRNYSISGRVSHGRKLGRTIGFPTANIPLKRCVSPVSGVYVVQALGLGDELIGGVANIGNRPTVNGVRQQLEVHLFDFQANLYGKQLEIVLLHKLRDEQKFESFEALKQQIELDAEAARVWLRQLKRQAV
- the rpsT gene encoding 30S ribosomal protein S20 yields the protein MANSKSAKKRAIQAEKRRQHNASRRSMMRTYMKKTVAAIEAGDKAAATEAFAAVTPILDRMATKGLIHKNKAARHKSRFSAAIKAL